The Legionella sp. PATHC032 genome has a window encoding:
- a CDS encoding pyridoxal phosphate-dependent aminotransferase has translation MSVYPPTLFYENTRQALNTNIIHISSGSCLLPVPSSFRYFVDNHYIEKLSALLSDYGESAGPLVIRQNMARLENFRTNTNYYDESNVFITLGTTEAIDVSLLLLSRSYRRVFCFVPLYYSVGSCAQLYHLELNSLCALGKNGWEVDINQLDKLDAHSILYLNSPNAISGYHISGQTLKQIFSLVREKGCVCIFDQIIRDLTWETDFTHPLTVAAEADILDQIFFFYGPSKDKSIPGARIGYLYCPQPFVKQVATMLNLRYWAPPLMVSDLTHLDSIFNCLQAGFLGYIGFEKDRDIDIISLYESYCRDLYSNINIIKTNMIKIGAKLAPYLSYSNQPSSGYSLFFKLSDIDGIDQAEFTKQLELEHGLRTTLGPMFGLTQKQWEKNYGLWLRLNATLPDANLEEGLNKLLAVLERYL, from the coding sequence ATGTCAGTTTACCCACCAACTCTTTTTTATGAGAATACTCGACAAGCGCTAAATACGAATATAATACACATATCTTCAGGATCTTGCTTATTACCAGTTCCATCTTCTTTTAGATATTTTGTAGATAATCATTATATTGAAAAACTCTCTGCCTTATTAAGTGACTATGGAGAAAGTGCCGGCCCTCTTGTTATACGCCAAAATATGGCAAGATTGGAAAACTTTCGAACGAATACAAACTACTATGATGAATCTAATGTTTTTATAACGTTAGGCACAACAGAGGCTATTGATGTTAGTTTATTGTTATTATCCCGCTCTTATCGTCGAGTATTTTGTTTTGTTCCACTTTATTATTCGGTTGGATCTTGCGCGCAATTATATCATCTGGAGCTAAATAGTTTATGTGCACTGGGTAAAAATGGGTGGGAAGTCGATATTAATCAGCTTGATAAACTTGATGCTCATAGCATTCTTTATTTAAATAGCCCCAATGCCATTTCAGGTTATCATATCTCTGGCCAAACGCTAAAACAGATATTTTCTTTAGTCAGGGAAAAAGGTTGTGTATGTATTTTTGATCAAATAATTAGAGACTTAACCTGGGAAACTGACTTTACACACCCACTCACTGTAGCGGCAGAGGCTGATATATTGGATCAAATATTCTTTTTTTATGGGCCTTCTAAAGATAAATCCATACCAGGAGCAAGAATAGGTTATTTATACTGCCCCCAACCTTTCGTAAAACAGGTTGCAACAATGTTAAATCTGCGATACTGGGCTCCGCCGTTGATGGTATCGGATCTCACACATTTAGATAGTATATTCAATTGCTTGCAGGCGGGGTTTTTAGGTTATATTGGTTTTGAAAAGGACAGGGATATTGATATTATTTCTTTATATGAGAGTTATTGTCGAGATTTGTATTCAAATATTAATATCATAAAAACAAATATGATTAAGATAGGTGCAAAACTTGCTCCTTATTTGTCATATTCTAATCAGCCATCTTCTGGCTATTCATTATTTTTTAAACTGTCTGATATTGATGGCATTGATCAGGCTGAGTTTACTAAACAACTTGAATTGGAGCATGGATTAAGAACAACATTAGGCCCTATGTTTGGTTTGACTCAGAAACAATGGGAAAAAAACTATGGATTATGGCTTAGGTTGAATGCGACATTACCCG
- a CDS encoding dipeptide epimerase, giving the protein MNIKEIHIVQLTIPLSRPFITAVRRTECVEDVVVLIKTDCGRIGYGSAASTPAITGDNTESIITAIKSALGPHLIGRDIAEFNLLLQMNDQAIGGNSSAKAAIDIALHDLFAQYCGLPLYRQLGGNTNCINSCITISVKEVDEMVSDAVDLIQRGHKTLKIKLGLDPVDDIKRVRTIRQVVGNDVTLLVDANQGWSYKDALKVIAAFKKENLNIPLVEQPVNARNLPDLKAINEQVDCSIIADEACFSPEDALNMAMINACDGVNIKLMKSGGLEKAQAIYHIAQAAKMQIMVGCMLESPIGVAAIASFALSKPDISYADLDPIFLIRDNYILGGAQSVNNKIILADKPGLGIEGIAQGLNRIGVIR; this is encoded by the coding sequence TTGAATATTAAAGAAATCCATATCGTACAACTCACTATTCCATTAAGTCGCCCGTTTATTACAGCGGTGAGGCGTACAGAATGCGTGGAGGATGTAGTGGTATTAATAAAAACGGATTGCGGAAGGATTGGTTATGGTTCTGCAGCATCAACTCCAGCTATAACCGGAGACAACACGGAATCCATTATTACTGCCATTAAAAGCGCTTTGGGACCACATCTTATCGGACGTGATATTGCCGAATTCAATTTATTACTGCAAATGAATGATCAGGCTATAGGAGGTAACTCTTCTGCCAAGGCTGCCATTGATATCGCTTTGCACGATTTATTTGCCCAATATTGTGGTTTACCTCTTTATAGGCAGTTGGGAGGAAATACCAATTGTATCAACTCGTGTATTACGATAAGCGTCAAAGAAGTTGATGAGATGGTGAGTGATGCGGTTGATTTGATTCAGCGGGGGCACAAAACCCTGAAAATAAAATTGGGATTGGATCCAGTTGACGATATAAAACGAGTTCGCACTATTCGTCAGGTTGTGGGCAATGACGTTACTCTGCTTGTGGATGCGAATCAGGGATGGTCTTATAAGGATGCATTAAAGGTCATTGCCGCTTTCAAAAAAGAGAATTTGAATATTCCTTTGGTGGAACAACCTGTCAACGCTCGAAATCTGCCTGATTTAAAGGCTATTAACGAGCAGGTTGATTGCTCGATTATCGCTGACGAAGCGTGTTTTTCCCCAGAAGATGCATTGAATATGGCAATGATTAATGCTTGTGATGGGGTCAATATAAAGTTGATGAAATCAGGAGGCCTTGAAAAGGCTCAAGCGATTTATCACATTGCTCAGGCGGCAAAAATGCAGATAATGGTTGGATGTATGCTGGAATCTCCGATTGGAGTCGCTGCGATTGCCAGCTTTGCTTTAAGTAAGCCGGATATTTCTTATGCAGATCTCGATCCTATTTTTTTAATTCGCGACAACTATATTCTTGGTGGGGCACAAAGTGTCAATAATAAAATTATTCTTGCAGACAAACCAGGCTTAGGGATTGAAGGCATAGCGCAAGGATTGAATCGAATTGGAGTGATCCGCTAA
- the lirB gene encoding type IV secretion system effector LirB: MKKIICLLSRLLLTAGIMSAHAETAIIKTSAGNITCELFTKEAPNTVANFVGLATGTKEFKDVKTGEMVKRPFYNGLTFHRVIAGFMIQGGDPLGNGTGGPGYTFDNENTNASFNKPGVLAMANAGPNTNGSQFFITVAPTPELQGSYNVFGQVISGQEVVDKISKMPTDPQDKPITPVVIENITIQK; this comes from the coding sequence ATGAAAAAAATTATTTGTTTACTCAGTAGATTATTGTTAACAGCAGGTATCATGTCAGCACATGCGGAAACGGCAATAATCAAAACCTCCGCAGGCAACATAACGTGCGAACTATTTACAAAGGAAGCACCTAATACCGTTGCAAATTTTGTAGGTCTGGCCACTGGGACAAAAGAATTTAAAGATGTAAAGACTGGCGAAATGGTTAAACGCCCGTTTTATAATGGCTTAACCTTTCATCGTGTGATTGCCGGCTTTATGATTCAAGGCGGCGACCCGCTCGGAAATGGGACCGGCGGCCCAGGCTATACGTTTGATAATGAAAACACTAATGCCAGTTTTAACAAACCAGGCGTACTTGCCATGGCCAATGCTGGACCAAACACAAATGGCAGTCAATTTTTTATTACCGTTGCACCAACACCTGAATTACAAGGCAGCTATAATGTTTTTGGTCAAGTCATTTCAGGGCAAGAGGTTGTTGATAAGATTAGCAAGATGCCCACTGATCCACAAGATAAACCCATTACACCTGTAGTCATTGAAAACATTACCATTCAAAAGTAA
- a CDS encoding LirA/MavJ family T4SS effector, producing the protein MFFSKDEKNPIKRALQGELLQDEPFIQLCTKIENYLMDTEAVNEQLIELNERLTMRLKEKGLKPGEKGATKQLRTLIQETLTEAGFKGGMLQTIGNKPLKKEDFMFLVSSGFMLKDSSLRASSHGELTHAIQWCLIILKQKKDSNFLENIPINEICDRIYKKLGHKDSSNPSHPFTCWDVLIDKLGEEDSRSPEWLSDHIQNDENQIFPVLKEVIKNRTEKGKKEENKGKLQKKLENPPEHYEQHEEIENILMPKKK; encoded by the coding sequence ATGTTTTTCTCTAAAGATGAAAAAAATCCAATAAAAAGAGCACTTCAAGGTGAATTATTACAAGATGAGCCCTTTATACAACTATGTACAAAAATAGAAAACTACTTAATGGATACCGAAGCTGTAAATGAGCAACTTATTGAGTTAAATGAGCGACTGACAATGAGGTTAAAGGAAAAAGGACTAAAACCCGGCGAAAAAGGAGCAACAAAGCAGTTAAGAACACTAATACAGGAAACACTAACCGAGGCAGGCTTTAAAGGGGGAATGTTACAGACAATAGGGAATAAGCCATTAAAAAAAGAAGATTTCATGTTTTTAGTATCATCAGGATTTATGTTAAAAGACAGCAGCCTAAGAGCATCATCCCATGGTGAACTGACCCATGCAATTCAATGGTGTTTAATCATATTGAAACAAAAGAAAGACAGCAATTTTCTGGAAAACATACCTATTAATGAGATTTGTGACCGAATTTATAAAAAATTAGGCCACAAGGATTCCTCGAATCCTAGCCATCCATTTACTTGCTGGGATGTGCTTATCGATAAATTAGGAGAAGAAGATTCCAGATCACCAGAATGGCTTTCGGATCATATTCAAAACGACGAGAATCAAATTTTTCCGGTATTAAAAGAAGTGATAAAAAACAGAACTGAAAAAGGCAAGAAAGAAGAAAACAAGGGAAAATTACAAAAAAAACTGGAAAATCCGCCAGAACATTATGAACAACACGAGGAAATTGAAAATATTCTCATGCCCAAAAAGAAATAA
- a CDS encoding EbhA, whose protein sequence is MLFKFNKSSAHKSEQISKSYHRLMLQLKIWETNNSSLNLNEEYFRTLDIDITVIEKFYKDFTDHVIVPLDQQPASALPEFITQEDIFKLLSYKIFMPLAQIFAEREKWMRRIAGTDGKNAHTSESYNKFKKIFLNSHHKFVIEENLFHFEHDTLKYHHEWQTAKRQIAKEIKSLRALQENWKEKKNKIDRKKASALFDFLDNFESIPNRLRSREEERFKQSEAYKNALSTDKLKAIELLNQHLFDYSNPQEELAERLKLIQILYDCKILFEHNHNPIGWLKNQLSITTVLDKKLASLQQALKSAESAFSAYMEHKIPKTAMISTEPGKESAKDSILLTDNDKFAKAVSENQSTSASNPEIQPQTNPVQNKKNTGKVYLKVQEYEENLRKFGLFTPPPPFSLSLKKMPLSGENKLSL, encoded by the coding sequence ATGCTTTTTAAATTCAATAAATCCAGTGCTCACAAATCTGAACAAATTAGCAAGAGTTACCACCGTTTGATGTTGCAGTTAAAAATATGGGAAACAAATAACTCTAGCCTAAACTTAAATGAAGAATATTTTAGAACGTTGGATATTGATATAACCGTCATTGAAAAATTCTATAAGGATTTTACCGACCATGTAATAGTCCCACTCGATCAACAACCCGCATCAGCTTTACCCGAATTCATAACTCAGGAAGATATTTTCAAACTCTTAAGCTATAAAATATTTATGCCATTGGCTCAGATATTTGCAGAAAGAGAGAAATGGATGAGACGTATTGCGGGTACCGATGGAAAAAATGCTCATACCAGCGAAAGCTACAATAAATTCAAAAAAATCTTTTTAAACTCTCATCATAAATTTGTGATTGAAGAAAACTTATTCCATTTTGAACACGACACATTAAAATATCACCATGAGTGGCAAACTGCGAAGCGACAAATTGCTAAGGAAATAAAATCATTACGCGCATTACAAGAAAATTGGAAAGAGAAAAAAAACAAGATTGACAGAAAAAAAGCTTCTGCCCTATTTGATTTTCTAGATAATTTTGAGAGTATCCCTAACCGATTACGCTCAAGAGAAGAGGAACGCTTCAAACAAAGTGAAGCCTACAAAAATGCGCTCTCCACAGACAAACTCAAAGCAATCGAACTCCTGAATCAACATCTTTTTGATTACAGTAATCCTCAGGAAGAGTTGGCAGAAAGGTTGAAGCTTATCCAAATCCTGTATGACTGTAAAATTCTATTTGAACATAACCACAATCCAATAGGATGGTTGAAAAACCAATTGAGCATTACAACGGTACTTGATAAAAAGCTGGCGTCCCTCCAGCAAGCATTAAAATCCGCGGAAAGTGCATTCAGTGCTTATATGGAACATAAAATACCTAAAACCGCCATGATTTCCACTGAACCAGGAAAAGAATCAGCAAAAGATAGCATCCTTCTTACTGATAACGATAAATTCGCCAAGGCTGTTTCAGAAAATCAGAGCACAAGTGCTTCTAATCCAGAAATTCAACCTCAAACCAATCCTGTGCAAAATAAAAAAAACACCGGCAAAGTTTATCTGAAAGTGCAAGAATATGAAGAAAACCTGCGTAAATTTGGTTTATTTACTCCCCCACCCCCTTTCTCTCTGTCATTAAAAAAAATGCCTCTTTCTGGTGAAAATAAGCTCTCGCTATAA
- a CDS encoding TRAP transporter large permease subunit, translated as MAFYIQLASLSIIILYVLLLFRNVDPLIATAVCVGLGFLWNISSPVDIGNAMADALGSFMALVGFIIMLGRGLGEILTHTQVSHTLVHQIVYGIGINTQRRAKIGIVLSSFIIVGLLGTLAGGLAILAPSLRPIAGSVGLSRPSLAVLMQASAEEALILGPFAPPVVTLLGVTGLSYGTVFLYASLPIAVVTLITTWFMASRLQKLYINEPCEDENSTEPFTPNRQQKRATLIFLISFLFCVVYGLFTQAKTSYVIFVMLFLALITGLSCRLGLKQIFNLLFEGMQKSLHLFFLFILFDPFMALIHQAGGFNALTELLTPLINLGGKPILSILIGFTGAFGMPGAAEATIKMLHQLFSPSVLQMQLPLITFALCMLFATRVTNYAYPGANMFAAMGFAGSENVKAMIQNGLVVTGVQVAFLIVYSLFIP; from the coding sequence ATGGCTTTCTACATTCAACTGGCCAGTTTATCCATTATTATTCTTTATGTTTTACTATTATTTCGTAACGTTGATCCGTTAATAGCAACAGCAGTTTGTGTTGGGCTAGGTTTTTTATGGAATATAAGCAGCCCCGTTGACATAGGGAATGCTATGGCTGATGCCTTAGGTTCATTTATGGCTTTAGTTGGTTTTATTATCATGTTAGGCCGAGGGTTAGGCGAGATTTTAACGCATACGCAAGTAAGTCATACTTTAGTGCACCAAATTGTTTATGGAATTGGGATTAATACTCAGCGACGCGCTAAAATTGGTATCGTACTTTCATCCTTTATTATTGTAGGTTTGCTTGGAACATTAGCGGGAGGCTTAGCCATTCTGGCTCCCAGTTTGCGTCCTATTGCTGGCTCAGTAGGCTTGTCACGTCCCAGTTTGGCAGTACTCATGCAAGCTTCAGCTGAAGAGGCTTTAATTCTGGGACCTTTTGCTCCCCCGGTTGTAACCTTGCTTGGTGTCACTGGATTAAGTTATGGGACAGTATTTCTTTACGCTTCGCTCCCAATTGCTGTAGTGACTTTAATTACCACCTGGTTTATGGCTTCACGATTACAAAAATTATACATCAATGAGCCCTGCGAAGACGAGAACAGCACTGAGCCTTTTACTCCCAATAGACAACAAAAAAGGGCTACATTAATTTTTCTGATTTCCTTTTTGTTTTGTGTTGTCTATGGCTTATTTACTCAAGCGAAAACCTCTTATGTGATCTTTGTCATGTTATTTCTGGCGCTGATTACCGGATTATCCTGTCGACTCGGTTTGAAACAAATTTTTAACCTGTTATTTGAAGGAATGCAAAAAAGCCTGCATCTTTTCTTTTTGTTTATTTTATTTGATCCTTTTATGGCACTAATCCATCAAGCAGGAGGATTTAATGCATTAACCGAATTATTAACACCATTAATTAACCTGGGAGGGAAACCGATATTGTCTATCTTGATTGGTTTTACCGGGGCTTTTGGTATGCCAGGCGCTGCAGAAGCAACCATCAAAATGCTTCACCAGCTCTTTAGCCCCTCTGTCCTCCAGATGCAATTGCCTCTTATCACTTTTGCTTTGTGCATGCTCTTTGCAACTCGCGTCACAAATTACGCTTACCCTGGCGCCAATATGTTTGCGGCAATGGGTTTTGCTGGAAGTGAGAATGTCAAAGCCATGATACAAAATGGCCTTGTAGTGACTGGCGTCCAGGTTGCATTTTTAATTGTTTATAGTTTATTCATACCCTGA
- a CDS encoding TcdA/TcdB catalytic glycosyltransferase domain-containing protein — MNDSEYESDSENEDDSESEYELSTLPSKIHFVWVGGPIRAQYLRTIMDVAAVALKSDFEVNLWVDNEMNYIKTSTQEGIDIPNLRIRNVHELEEGMRNDPFYKGDRYKKFWEYVNRERVGFKNLAAAADFFRFEILRQEGGYYFDTDIVFYLDENSQFVADEVAFGIKAHVDLYTGSWRDPRGGLTTYHVNTLGDVNNDIIAAIPEHEVMEDAILNAMQRHEEYDSSPLPRESFKKRFGPYGNLMDAKRSPYQLEGAGDLRKHQTIAAGPGALQDALRDYMHGVEVDDYNLLVTLKVGDESSKVANDKDKKPIMGIEVVSKCDKTWLTKKRKAAQKAFDTDAIVIEPSLSKESGHAVSNREAYSDDEEEYSDELTEETGFHGNLRKEQFIHELKDYIITKKEEARQALEVKENEEGRDSEEKILSKHFKTRHIEITKGFSVEQKIAAVEKLIKLLQEKDGAELLNAIDYAALTSSRLGKLVQRYDDLILKEYVVPDEYGEKPY; from the coding sequence ATGAACGATTCTGAATATGAAAGTGATTCTGAAAATGAAGACGATTCTGAAAGTGAATATGAGCTAAGTACACTGCCATCGAAAATACATTTTGTTTGGGTTGGCGGCCCTATTCGAGCTCAATATTTACGTACCATTATGGATGTTGCTGCAGTGGCACTAAAAAGCGATTTTGAGGTTAATTTATGGGTTGATAACGAAATGAATTACATTAAAACATCAACCCAGGAAGGGATAGACATACCTAACTTAAGAATAAGGAATGTTCATGAATTGGAAGAAGGGATGAGAAATGATCCCTTTTACAAAGGAGACAGGTACAAAAAATTTTGGGAATATGTCAATAGAGAACGAGTTGGTTTCAAAAATCTTGCGGCAGCCGCAGATTTTTTTCGTTTCGAAATCTTAAGACAAGAAGGCGGTTATTACTTCGATACCGATATCGTTTTTTATTTGGATGAAAACTCACAATTTGTAGCGGATGAAGTTGCTTTTGGTATAAAAGCTCATGTGGATTTGTATACAGGCTCATGGCGGGATCCACGTGGAGGACTAACTACCTATCATGTCAATACTTTAGGGGATGTCAACAATGATATTATTGCTGCAATTCCTGAGCATGAGGTGATGGAAGATGCAATCCTGAATGCCATGCAACGTCATGAAGAGTATGACTCATCTCCTTTGCCCCGAGAATCTTTTAAAAAAAGATTCGGTCCATATGGCAATCTGATGGATGCTAAACGCAGTCCTTATCAATTGGAGGGAGCAGGGGATTTAAGAAAGCATCAAACCATTGCTGCTGGTCCTGGTGCGTTGCAAGACGCACTGCGTGATTACATGCACGGTGTTGAAGTGGATGATTACAACTTACTAGTCACCTTAAAGGTTGGTGATGAAAGTTCAAAAGTAGCAAATGATAAGGATAAAAAACCGATCATGGGAATCGAAGTGGTCAGTAAGTGTGATAAAACTTGGCTGACTAAAAAAAGAAAAGCTGCGCAAAAAGCTTTTGATACTGATGCGATTGTTATAGAGCCCTCACTTTCAAAGGAATCCGGGCACGCAGTAAGTAATAGAGAGGCATACTCTGATGATGAGGAAGAGTATAGTGATGAATTAACAGAAGAAACCGGATTCCATGGTAATTTGCGTAAGGAGCAATTTATTCATGAGTTGAAAGATTACATTATCACAAAAAAAGAAGAAGCAAGGCAGGCTTTGGAAGTGAAAGAGAATGAAGAAGGCCGTGATTCTGAAGAAAAAATTCTAAGTAAGCATTTTAAAACACGTCATATAGAGATAACAAAAGGGTTCTCTGTTGAACAGAAAATTGCTGCCGTAGAGAAGCTTATTAAGTTACTCCAGGAAAAGGATGGGGCGGAACTGCTTAATGCAATTGATTACGCTGCACTTACCAGTTCTCGTCTGGGTAAGTTAGTCCAAAGATACGATGATTTGATACTTAAAGAATATGTTGTGCCTGATGAGTATGGGGAAAAACCGTACTGA